A window from Candidatus Bathyarchaeota archaeon A05DMB-5 encodes these proteins:
- the asnS gene encoding asparagine--tRNA ligase, translating into MSVSDILDGKLTEKEVEIKGWLVTKRSGGGVQFLMVRDGTGTIQATVHKDEVSKKVFSDTDKLTQESSIKIKGLVKEDKRAPGGYEIRIKDLQIIHLAEQEYPLGKKEHGIDFLLSFRQLWVRSPRQVAILKVRAEIVKACRDFLDERGFTLTDSPILTPAAVEGVATLFEVPYFGDKAFLTQSGQLYVEATIAAFGKVYCFGPTFRAEKSKTPRHLTEFWMLEPEMAFYTFEDNLKLQEELVTYIVKTVLERRKRELEALKRDLKPLKKVEPPFERISYTEAIEMLQKAKCPIQWGEDLGAPHERFISLKFEKPVFVHRYPAKVKAFYMQPDPKNPEVALCADLMAPEGYGEIIGGSERIHDLKLLEQRIEEFGLPKKAYEWYLDLRRYGSVPHSGFGLGLERTVMWICKLKHIRETIPFPRTITRIYP; encoded by the coding sequence ATGAGCGTTAGTGACATATTAGACGGAAAACTAACTGAAAAAGAAGTTGAAATAAAAGGTTGGCTAGTTACAAAACGTTCCGGCGGCGGCGTCCAGTTTTTGATGGTGCGAGATGGCACTGGAACCATACAAGCCACAGTTCACAAGGACGAAGTCTCCAAGAAAGTTTTCAGCGACACTGACAAACTAACACAAGAATCATCCATCAAAATTAAAGGCTTAGTTAAAGAGGATAAAAGAGCACCAGGCGGCTACGAAATAAGAATCAAGGATTTACAAATTATCCATTTAGCAGAACAGGAATATCCATTAGGCAAGAAGGAACATGGCATCGATTTCTTACTTAGCTTTCGACAATTATGGGTACGAAGTCCTAGGCAAGTTGCTATATTGAAAGTGAGAGCTGAAATCGTGAAGGCATGCAGAGATTTCTTGGACGAAAGAGGCTTCACCTTAACAGATTCTCCGATTCTCACTCCCGCCGCCGTAGAAGGCGTTGCAACTCTTTTCGAGGTTCCATATTTCGGCGACAAAGCATTCCTAACACAAAGCGGACAGCTTTATGTTGAAGCTACAATCGCCGCGTTTGGCAAAGTTTACTGTTTTGGACCAACCTTCCGAGCTGAAAAATCAAAAACACCACGGCATTTAACGGAGTTCTGGATGCTTGAGCCTGAAATGGCATTCTACACTTTTGAGGATAACTTGAAGCTTCAAGAAGAATTGGTCACATACATAGTGAAAACAGTCCTGGAAAGAAGAAAGCGAGAGCTTGAAGCCTTAAAGAGAGACTTAAAGCCTTTGAAAAAAGTTGAGCCTCCTTTCGAAAGAATCAGCTACACGGAAGCAATAGAGATGCTGCAGAAAGCCAAATGTCCAATACAATGGGGAGAAGACTTGGGAGCGCCTCATGAAAGATTCATTTCCTTGAAATTTGAAAAACCCGTGTTCGTTCACAGATACCCAGCAAAAGTCAAAGCCTTCTACATGCAACCTGACCCGAAAAATCCTGAAGTTGCGCTTTGCGCTGATTTGATGGCTCCTGAAGGTTACGGCGAAATAATCGGAGGAAGCGAAAGAATTCACGATTTAAAACTGCTCGAACAAAGAATAGAAGAGTTCGGCTTGCCCAAGAAAGCGTACGAATGGTACTTAGATTTAAGAAGGTACGGCTCAGTGCCCCACTCCGGGTTTGGATTGGGACTTGAAAGAACTGTAATGTGGATATGTAAACTAAAGCACATACGGGAAACGATTCCCTTCCCTAGGACAATCACTAGAATTTATCCCTAA
- a CDS encoding bifunctional acetate--CoA ligase family protein/GNAT family N-acetyltransferase has translation MGTENLDKIFNPKRIAVIGASDKEGSVGARLIQNLVGVGYTGVVYPVNPFRPTIQGITAYPSVTKIPWQIDLAVIATPAHTVPQIIEECGKAGVAGAIIISAGFRETGKEGEALENQILELKNKYNMRIIGPNSLGIMRPKIKLNATFANKTAEPGRIAFISQSAALCASVLDWAAEANIGFSAVVSTGSMIDVDLGDLIDYFGNDVQTRSIILYIECVTDARKFMSASRGFARAKPIVVVKAGRFPESAEATVSHIGALCGEDAIYDAAFRRAGIVRVEAINDLFSCAEALAMQSNPKGPNLTIITNAGGPSIIATDCLIARGGRLSQLSSETVQALRNVLPLYCRAANPIDILEEATVDRFRKVMEICFKDPNSDGFLIVYTPQGAANPLATAKMIIELSKQTTKPVLTSFIGEGDCRRARLLLQKNSIPAFSTPEQAVSTFMYMYSYTQNLELLYQTPEELPIELTIPAFLKEILRRAFSEGRKVLTQSESLQFLEAYQIPTIKTMTARTPEEAEVVASVLGYPIVMKALSPQITHKSKAESVILNVWSPAEVKMFFNELAQKVKSYSPEAEFQGVVIQPMVRKRGYELLIGSKKDPQFGAVIVFGMGGVATELLQDISIGLPPLNQVLAKRLMEKTKIYQLSESSGFRTNFKLLEEILVKFSQLVMDFPEIKEIDVNPLLVDENSAVAVDARIVIETEKMLHEISPHEHLVIAPYPKKYVTQWTLKNGTPVVLRPIKPEDEALLNELYCSLSEETMRLRFFQVFKEVPHKTLTRYCNIDYDREIAIVAEMQKDKRSIIGVALLTLEPGGKRGEFAVVVGDQWQGLGLGSKLLDYIIEIGRDMKLKTIFGYVISDNSKMINMCTKKGFVIQPFDSELSIATLEIA, from the coding sequence GTGGGCACTGAAAATCTCGACAAAATCTTCAATCCTAAAAGAATCGCAGTGATAGGCGCAAGCGACAAAGAGGGCTCAGTTGGCGCCAGACTCATACAAAATTTGGTCGGCGTAGGCTACACCGGAGTAGTTTACCCCGTTAACCCTTTCAGACCCACAATTCAAGGAATCACCGCATATCCTAGCGTCACCAAAATCCCGTGGCAAATAGACCTTGCAGTAATTGCAACTCCAGCGCATACGGTTCCGCAAATTATAGAAGAATGTGGAAAAGCCGGTGTAGCGGGAGCAATCATTATTTCGGCTGGTTTTAGAGAAACAGGAAAAGAAGGAGAAGCACTCGAAAACCAAATTCTTGAACTCAAAAATAAATACAACATGCGAATCATTGGACCCAACAGCCTTGGAATAATGCGACCAAAAATCAAACTAAACGCTACATTTGCAAACAAAACAGCTGAACCTGGAAGAATAGCATTCATTTCTCAAAGTGCAGCATTATGTGCTTCAGTGCTAGACTGGGCTGCTGAAGCAAACATTGGTTTCAGCGCTGTAGTCTCAACTGGCTCAATGATTGACGTAGATCTTGGGGATCTTATTGATTATTTCGGAAATGATGTTCAAACACGAAGCATCATACTCTACATTGAATGTGTCACAGACGCGCGGAAATTTATGAGCGCCTCAAGAGGGTTCGCCAGAGCCAAACCTATCGTAGTAGTAAAAGCAGGACGATTTCCCGAGAGTGCAGAAGCAACAGTATCTCATATCGGCGCCCTCTGTGGAGAAGACGCTATTTACGACGCGGCTTTTAGACGTGCTGGAATTGTTCGTGTTGAAGCGATAAATGACCTCTTTAGCTGTGCAGAAGCGTTGGCAATGCAATCAAATCCTAAAGGACCAAATCTTACAATAATCACCAACGCTGGTGGACCAAGCATAATCGCAACTGATTGTCTCATTGCGCGAGGTGGGCGTCTCTCACAGTTAAGCAGTGAAACTGTTCAAGCTTTGCGAAATGTTTTGCCATTGTATTGTCGCGCGGCAAATCCCATTGACATTTTAGAAGAAGCCACCGTGGACAGGTTTAGGAAGGTTATGGAAATATGTTTTAAAGATCCGAATAGCGATGGCTTCTTGATTGTGTATACTCCTCAAGGGGCGGCTAATCCTCTTGCGACAGCAAAAATGATAATCGAACTTTCTAAACAAACAACAAAGCCAGTTCTTACGTCATTTATAGGTGAAGGTGACTGCCGAAGGGCTAGGCTGTTACTGCAAAAGAACAGCATCCCAGCGTTTAGCACGCCGGAGCAAGCTGTTTCTACATTCATGTACATGTATAGCTACACTCAAAACTTGGAGCTTCTCTATCAAACTCCTGAAGAGCTTCCCATTGAGTTAACTATTCCTGCTTTTCTTAAAGAGATTTTGCGAAGAGCTTTTAGCGAAGGGCGAAAAGTTCTGACTCAATCAGAGTCTCTGCAGTTTCTTGAGGCATATCAGATTCCAACAATAAAAACTATGACTGCAAGGACTCCGGAGGAAGCTGAAGTTGTGGCTTCTGTGTTAGGGTATCCAATTGTCATGAAAGCCCTTTCGCCACAAATAACCCATAAATCCAAAGCAGAAAGCGTCATACTCAATGTTTGGTCGCCAGCTGAGGTTAAGATGTTTTTTAACGAATTGGCGCAAAAAGTAAAAAGCTACAGCCCTGAAGCCGAATTTCAAGGTGTCGTAATCCAGCCTATGGTTCGGAAACGAGGATACGAACTGTTGATTGGTTCTAAGAAAGACCCTCAATTTGGCGCCGTGATAGTTTTTGGAATGGGTGGTGTAGCGACAGAATTATTGCAAGATATAAGCATAGGGCTTCCGCCATTAAACCAAGTTCTCGCAAAGCGACTCATGGAGAAGACTAAAATTTACCAGCTTTCTGAGTCGAGCGGCTTTCGTACTAATTTTAAACTTCTCGAGGAGATTTTAGTGAAGTTTTCACAGCTTGTGATGGATTTTCCGGAGATAAAGGAGATTGATGTGAATCCTTTACTTGTCGATGAGAATAGCGCTGTAGCTGTTGACGCCAGAATAGTTATAGAAACTGAAAAAATGCTGCATGAAATCTCACCTCATGAACATCTCGTGATAGCCCCTTACCCTAAGAAATACGTCACTCAGTGGACATTAAAAAATGGAACCCCCGTGGTTCTTCGTCCAATAAAACCTGAAGATGAGGCTCTATTAAACGAACTTTATTGTTCCTTATCTGAAGAAACGATGCGTCTCCGGTTTTTCCAAGTTTTTAAGGAGGTTCCTCATAAAACCTTAACGCGTTATTGTAATATAGATTATGACCGTGAGATTGCCATTGTTGCGGAGATGCAGAAAGACAAAAGAAGCATAATTGGTGTTGCCCTGCTCACTTTGGAGCCTGGTGGAAAACGTGGAGAGTTTGCTGTTGTAGTAGGAGACCAATGGCAAGGGCTTGGGCTTGGTTCCAAACTGCTCGATTACATTATTGAAATTGGCAGAGATATGAAGTTAAAAACGATATTCGGTTACGTAATCTCGGATAACTCTAAAATGATTAACATGTGCACCAAAAAAGGGTTCGTGATACAACCGTTTGACAGTGAGCTTTCCATTGCGACATTAGAAATAGCTTAG
- a CDS encoding cation diffusion facilitator family transporter encodes MGKHNQKLLTLKISAVAIMSVVVVEVILGFIVGSLAILSDGAHALLDAISMFVLVIATRASLKPPDEEHMYGHEKIESIGGLIGGIILSVTAVFLMFEAVLKLLENKPYLVSEWEFAGFIAIAYTFCIDILRVTILHKMEHESVTVKAGLYHALADLGSTIIAFLGFGLATVGIFQGDVLASIVLSTIIGYLSVRLVWSSGMELSDAISRDVATKVRKEILSVKGVCRCENLRVRRAGEKTFVETTVQVPDYMSLEEAHALASKIETDIKSSLGNADVTIHIEPLEAEGRTEKLVEKLATEVEGVKEAHEINVTCTGGKLYITLHAQVDPAMSIEKSHEIADKIEQKVSKGIRDVKNITVHIEPFDAELRKGSAVDENEIREIVSHAMEKYKQTFEIKKIVTYVAEKRRYINIDCSFSGKPSIKDAHELASYIEEKLKEKFAETIVTVHIEPEKK; translated from the coding sequence ATGGGAAAGCACAATCAGAAGCTGCTGACTCTGAAGATTTCGGCAGTTGCAATAATGAGTGTGGTTGTTGTTGAAGTTATTTTGGGCTTTATTGTTGGGAGTTTAGCAATCTTAAGCGACGGTGCTCACGCGTTGTTAGATGCCATATCCATGTTTGTGCTCGTGATTGCTACAAGAGCTTCGCTTAAACCGCCCGACGAGGAACACATGTATGGACACGAAAAAATCGAATCCATCGGCGGATTAATCGGTGGAATAATTCTCTCTGTTACAGCAGTTTTCTTGATGTTTGAAGCTGTTTTGAAACTTCTGGAAAATAAGCCATATCTGGTTTCAGAATGGGAGTTTGCGGGTTTCATAGCCATCGCCTACACTTTCTGCATAGACATCTTAAGAGTTACAATATTGCATAAGATGGAACATGAAAGCGTAACAGTTAAAGCAGGACTATACCATGCTCTAGCGGATTTAGGTTCAACAATCATTGCGTTTCTCGGATTTGGACTGGCAACGGTTGGAATATTTCAAGGAGATGTATTAGCTTCAATAGTTCTTAGCACTATAATAGGCTACTTAAGCGTCAGATTAGTCTGGAGCAGCGGAATGGAGTTAAGCGATGCCATATCAAGGGATGTTGCAACAAAAGTTAGGAAAGAAATACTCAGCGTAAAAGGAGTCTGCAGATGCGAGAACTTGAGAGTCAGAAGGGCAGGCGAGAAAACATTTGTAGAAACTACAGTGCAAGTGCCAGATTATATGAGCCTAGAAGAAGCGCATGCATTAGCCTCAAAGATAGAAACAGACATCAAAAGTTCTCTGGGAAACGCCGACGTCACAATCCACATTGAACCATTGGAAGCGGAAGGACGAACTGAAAAACTTGTGGAGAAATTGGCAACTGAAGTTGAAGGCGTAAAGGAAGCCCATGAAATAAACGTGACATGCACTGGAGGAAAACTGTACATAACCTTGCATGCACAAGTAGACCCCGCGATGTCTATTGAAAAATCTCATGAAATAGCGGACAAAATTGAACAGAAAGTCAGTAAAGGGATAAGGGATGTTAAGAACATAACCGTTCACATAGAACCGTTTGATGCTGAACTGCGGAAAGGCTCAGCAGTAGATGAGAATGAAATAAGAGAAATTGTTTCTCATGCCATGGAAAAGTACAAGCAAACTTTTGAAATTAAAAAAATAGTAACTTATGTGGCTGAGAAAAGGCGCTATATCAACATAGACTGCAGCTTCAGCGGCAAACCATCAATAAAAGATGCGCATGAACTCGCTTCTTACATTGAAGAAAAATTGAAGGAAAAATTTGCGGAAACAATAGTCACTGTTCACATAGAACCAGAGAAAAAATGA